The Heyndrickxia vini genome contains a region encoding:
- a CDS encoding FecCD family ABC transporter permease — MNKNTNSSILFVYKLLAGILALVGMFVISMAFGAAETTVKDVWLALTSNLKTDTVLMLREIRFPREVAAIVVGAALAVSGAIMQGLTRNPLADPGLLGLSAGANAALALTLAFIPSANYFWITIACFVGAAVGTAMVFGIGALQKGGFSPLRIVLAGAAVSTFLYAIAEGIGLIFKLSKDVSMWTSGGMIGTTWGQLKIIIPFVLIGILVSMFLSRQLTILSLNEEVAVGLGQKTTQIKMILFIVIILLAGTSVALIGNMAFIGLMIPHIVRAFVGTDYRFILPTSAIIGATFMLFADTLGRTLNAPYETPVAAIVAALGLPFFLIIIRKGGKMFS, encoded by the coding sequence ATGAATAAGAATACGAATAGCTCCATCCTATTTGTGTATAAGCTGTTAGCAGGAATCCTCGCATTAGTTGGAATGTTTGTCATTTCTATGGCATTTGGAGCGGCAGAGACAACCGTTAAAGATGTGTGGCTGGCACTTACATCTAATTTAAAGACTGATACCGTTTTGATGCTACGTGAAATCCGTTTTCCCCGGGAAGTAGCAGCGATTGTCGTAGGAGCTGCACTTGCTGTTTCAGGCGCCATCATGCAAGGCTTAACGAGGAACCCACTTGCCGATCCCGGCTTACTCGGATTATCAGCTGGAGCAAATGCCGCACTGGCTCTCACCCTAGCATTTATCCCATCAGCTAATTATTTTTGGATAACGATTGCCTGCTTTGTCGGTGCAGCTGTGGGAACTGCTATGGTGTTTGGCATAGGTGCACTCCAAAAAGGCGGCTTTTCTCCGCTTCGAATTGTATTGGCGGGTGCAGCCGTTTCAACTTTTCTTTATGCCATTGCTGAAGGTATCGGGCTGATTTTTAAACTTTCTAAAGACGTGTCGATGTGGACATCCGGCGGAATGATTGGAACGACATGGGGCCAACTAAAAATCATTATTCCGTTTGTCTTAATCGGAATACTCGTTTCGATGTTCCTTTCAAGACAACTAACCATTTTAAGTTTGAATGAAGAGGTGGCAGTTGGTTTAGGGCAAAAAACAACCCAAATAAAGATGATTCTTTTTATTGTGATCATATTACTTGCTGGAACATCTGTTGCACTTATTGGCAATATGGCTTTTATCGGGCTGATGATTCCTCATATCGTTCGTGCCTTTGTTGGGACTGATTACCGTTTTATCCTTCCTACTAGCGCAATTATTGGGGCAACCTTCATGCTTTTTGCTGACACACTTGGTCGAACACTCAATGCTCCATATGAAACACCGGTGGCCGCCATTGTTGCAGCGTTGGGCTTACCTTTCTTCCTGATAATTATTCGAAAAGGAGGTAAGATGTTCTCATGA
- a CDS encoding 6-phospho-beta-glucosidase, which produces MQKKLKVVTIGGGSSYTPELIEGFIKRYDELPITEIWLVDIEEGKEKLEIVGNLAKRMVAKANLPITIHLSLNRREALKEADFVTTQIRVGLLDARAKDERIPLKYHVIGQETNGPGGLFKALRTIPVILDIVRDIEELCPNAWLVNFTNPTGILTEAILRHTSFRRVVGLCNVPIHMNMDIAEMLGADISRVHVDFMGLNHMVYGSKVLLDGEDVTDRVIEMMANASDDMTMNNIAAFKWNPYFIKALRLIPCPYHRYYYKTQEMLEQELKDAENEGTRAEVVKKLEDDLFELYKDPNLNIKPPQLEKRGGAYYSDSACRLISSLYNNKGDIQPVNTINNGAIASIPNDSAVEVSAIITKDGPKPITMGDLPVAVRGLVQQIKSFERIAADAGATGDYHTALLAMTINPLVPSDVVAKQILDEMLEAHKEYLPLFSK; this is translated from the coding sequence ATGCAAAAAAAATTGAAAGTTGTGACGATAGGTGGGGGTTCCAGTTATACTCCCGAACTCATAGAAGGGTTTATTAAACGATATGATGAATTGCCGATAACTGAGATTTGGCTGGTGGATATCGAAGAAGGGAAAGAAAAGCTCGAAATCGTTGGGAATTTAGCGAAACGAATGGTTGCTAAGGCAAATCTTCCTATTACGATTCATTTATCTTTAAATCGGCGTGAAGCATTAAAAGAAGCAGATTTTGTTACGACACAAATCCGAGTAGGATTACTTGATGCGCGTGCAAAAGATGAACGGATTCCCCTTAAGTACCATGTGATTGGACAAGAAACGAATGGTCCGGGTGGCTTATTTAAGGCACTTCGAACAATTCCTGTCATTCTAGATATAGTGAGAGATATCGAAGAATTATGCCCGAATGCCTGGTTAGTCAATTTTACTAATCCGACAGGTATCTTAACTGAAGCAATCTTGCGCCATACTTCCTTTAGAAGAGTCGTTGGACTTTGCAATGTACCGATCCATATGAATATGGATATTGCCGAAATGCTTGGGGCAGATATTTCCCGTGTTCATGTGGACTTTATGGGCCTAAACCATATGGTATATGGTTCGAAAGTATTGTTGGATGGGGAAGATGTGACTGATCGAGTCATTGAAATGATGGCGAATGCATCTGACGACATGACGATGAATAATATTGCTGCATTCAAATGGAATCCATACTTTATTAAAGCACTGCGCCTTATCCCGTGTCCATATCATCGCTATTACTATAAAACGCAAGAAATGCTGGAACAAGAATTAAAGGATGCAGAAAATGAAGGAACTCGGGCAGAAGTGGTGAAAAAGCTGGAGGACGATCTCTTTGAACTGTATAAAGATCCAAACTTAAACATTAAGCCTCCACAATTGGAAAAGCGGGGAGGGGCATACTACAGTGATTCCGCTTGTCGTCTCATTTCTTCACTCTATAACAATAAAGGTGATATTCAACCAGTAAATACAATCAATAATGGTGCCATCGCCTCTATACCGAATGATTCTGCCGTTGAAGTAAGCGCTATTATCACAAAGGACGGTCCAAAACCGATAACGATGGGTGACTTACCAGTCGCTGTTCGTGGTTTAGTCCAACAAATTAAGTCATTTGAACGAATTGCTGCTGATGCAGGGGCAACTGGTGATTACCACACAGCACTACTTGCGATGACTATCAATCCACTCGTCCCATCCGATGTAGTGGCTAAACAAATACTAGATGAAATGCTAGAAGCACATAAAGAATACCTCCCATTATTCTCTAAATAA
- a CDS encoding ABC transporter ATP-binding protein, with translation MGRLYTSNINIGYGDHVIVKNLSVEIPDKKITTIIGSNGCGKSTLLKAITRIISHQSGSVVLDGKDILKENTKNLAKKMAILPQSPESANGLTVGELVSYGRFPYQKGFGRLTKKDIEVIDWALEVTGTIEYKFRSVDALSGGQRQRVWIAMALAQETDIIFLDEPTTYLDMAHQLEVLELLQKLNKEQERTIIMVLHELNQAARFADHLIAMKDGEVVKAGNCEEVINRHVLQKVFNIDAEIGRDPRTNKPMCITYNLVKGENKHEENRIPDHFALSANY, from the coding sequence ATGGGACGCCTATATACGAGTAATATAAACATTGGTTATGGAGACCATGTCATTGTGAAAAATCTCAGTGTTGAAATACCTGATAAAAAAATCACTACAATTATCGGTTCAAATGGCTGTGGAAAATCAACCTTGTTAAAAGCAATCACAAGGATTATTTCTCATCAATCGGGATCTGTGGTGCTTGATGGAAAAGATATTTTGAAGGAAAACACAAAAAACTTAGCTAAAAAAATGGCGATTCTTCCACAATCACCGGAAAGTGCAAACGGACTTACAGTTGGTGAACTTGTATCTTATGGTCGTTTCCCCTATCAAAAAGGATTTGGCCGCTTAACGAAAAAAGATATCGAAGTCATTGACTGGGCACTGGAAGTGACAGGAACGATTGAATATAAGTTTCGTTCTGTCGACGCACTGTCTGGGGGACAACGACAACGTGTGTGGATTGCCATGGCTCTCGCTCAAGAAACAGACATTATCTTTTTGGATGAACCGACCACCTATTTAGATATGGCGCACCAGCTGGAAGTTCTAGAGCTTTTACAAAAACTAAATAAGGAACAAGAACGAACCATCATTATGGTCCTCCATGAATTAAACCAAGCCGCCCGCTTTGCCGACCACCTTATTGCCATGAAGGATGGTGAAGTCGTAAAAGCGGGTAACTGTGAAGAAGTAATCAATCGCCATGTTCTGCAAAAAGTGTTTAATATTGACGCAGAAATCGGCAGGGACCCGCGTACCAACAAACCAATGTGTATCACTTATAACCTAGTAAAAGGAGAAAACAAACATGAAGAAAATCGTATTCCCGATCATTTTGCTCTTAGTGCTAATTATTAG
- a CDS encoding iron-hydroxamate ABC transporter substrate-binding protein: MKKIVFPIILLLVLIISACSNGTKDKEKGTAAKEETQKTITYQSENGPIKVPAHPKRVVLLSGYTGNVLSLGVNVVGADTWSKNNPTFKEKLKDAQEVSEDNVEKIISLKPDLIIGLSTTKNLDKFKKIAPTVTYTWGKVDYLTQHVEIGKLLNKEKEAKEWVDDFKKRAQEDGDEIRAKIGENTTVSVIESYGKDLYVYGDNWARGTEILYQSMKLKMPEKVKEKALKAGYYTLSSEVLPEFAGDYIILSKYSDADTSFQKTESYKNIPAVKNHHVFEMEGNGASFNDPITLEKQLKFFEKSFLGK; the protein is encoded by the coding sequence ATGAAGAAAATCGTATTCCCGATCATTTTGCTCTTAGTGCTAATTATTAGTGCCTGCAGCAATGGAACAAAAGACAAAGAAAAGGGTACTGCTGCAAAAGAGGAAACACAAAAAACGATTACATATCAATCGGAAAACGGACCTATAAAAGTACCTGCCCACCCAAAACGTGTGGTCTTATTATCCGGTTATACAGGTAATGTATTATCATTAGGTGTCAACGTCGTCGGTGCCGACACATGGTCAAAAAACAATCCAACATTTAAAGAAAAATTGAAAGATGCTCAAGAAGTTTCAGAAGACAATGTCGAAAAAATCATTTCACTAAAACCAGATTTAATTATCGGCTTATCTACGACAAAAAATCTAGATAAGTTTAAAAAGATCGCACCTACTGTCACATATACATGGGGAAAGGTCGATTATTTGACTCAACATGTTGAAATCGGAAAACTTTTAAACAAAGAAAAAGAAGCAAAAGAGTGGGTTGATGATTTCAAAAAACGTGCTCAAGAAGACGGTGATGAAATTCGCGCAAAGATCGGTGAAAATACAACTGTATCCGTTATAGAGAGCTATGGCAAAGACCTTTATGTTTACGGGGATAACTGGGCTCGTGGAACAGAAATATTATATCAATCTATGAAACTAAAAATGCCCGAAAAAGTAAAAGAGAAAGCATTAAAAGCAGGTTATTATACTTTATCTTCAGAAGTACTTCCTGAATTTGCTGGCGACTATATTATTTTAAGTAAATATTCCGATGCTGATACATCATTCCAAAAAACAGAATCATACAAAAACATTCCTGCCGTCAAAAACCACCATGTATTTGAAATGGAAGGAAACGGAGCTTCTTTTAACGATCCGATTACACTAGAGAAACAACTTAAATTTTTTGAAAAGTCCTTTTTAGGTAAATAA
- a CDS encoding FecCD family ABC transporter permease produces MIHPALIKKQRIILFILLILILATIVVGMGIGDASLSYNRLLPTLFGKGTFSEEFVLFSIRLPRIIITLLAGIALALSGAILQGITRNDLADPGIIGINAGAGVAIAIFFLFFPIEVGSFVYMLPLLAFGGAFLTSILIYIFSYQKNSGLQPVRLVLVGIGFSMALSGVMILLISSAEREKVDFIAKWLAGNVWGDDWPFIWALLPWLLILIPFTLYKANRLNLLGLSEPVAIGVGVSLEKERIVLLLTAVALAASAVSVTGGISFIGLMAPHIAKALVGPRNQLFLPVSILIGGWLLLFSDTIGRNLIEPSGIPAGIMVALIGAPYFMYLLLKKQN; encoded by the coding sequence ATGATTCATCCGGCATTAATCAAGAAACAACGAATCATTTTATTTATTCTTTTAATACTTATTTTGGCCACAATTGTTGTTGGGATGGGAATTGGGGACGCTAGTCTTTCCTACAATCGATTGCTTCCAACTTTATTCGGTAAAGGGACATTTTCAGAGGAATTTGTTTTGTTTTCGATTCGCCTCCCACGAATCATCATTACTTTATTGGCTGGTATTGCACTTGCTTTGTCGGGAGCTATTTTGCAAGGAATTACCCGTAATGATTTGGCTGATCCGGGGATCATTGGGATAAACGCTGGCGCTGGTGTAGCAATTGCTATTTTCTTTTTATTTTTTCCAATTGAGGTCGGTTCATTTGTATATATGTTGCCGCTTCTTGCCTTTGGCGGTGCATTCCTTACGTCTATCCTTATCTATATCTTTTCCTATCAAAAGAATAGCGGATTACAGCCAGTAAGATTAGTATTAGTCGGAATTGGATTTTCGATGGCGCTTTCAGGTGTGATGATTCTACTTATTTCATCCGCTGAACGAGAAAAAGTGGACTTTATCGCGAAATGGTTGGCAGGAAATGTTTGGGGTGATGACTGGCCATTTATTTGGGCGCTCCTTCCATGGTTGCTCATCCTGATCCCATTCACTCTTTACAAAGCTAATCGCTTAAACCTTCTTGGGCTGAGCGAACCAGTGGCGATCGGGGTTGGGGTATCACTTGAAAAAGAACGGATCGTCTTACTATTAACTGCTGTTGCTCTTGCAGCGTCCGCCGTATCGGTTACTGGTGGTATTTCATTCATCGGACTAATGGCACCCCATATTGCAAAAGCATTAGTAGGGCCGCGCAATCAATTATTTTTACCTGTTTCGATCCTTATTGGCGGTTGGCTGTTACTATTCTCAGACACCATTGGTAGAAATCTGATTGAACCAAGTGGAATTCCAGCGGGAATTATGGTTGCATTAATTGGGGCACCGTACTTTATGTATTTACTATTAAAGAAGCAGAATTAA
- the nhaC gene encoding Na+/H+ antiporter NhaC has translation MEPILSTWKSITLLLVSFAVIFVGILYLEAPSTIVLIFAGVSVIILSVIWGVRWQKIEDDLLNNLKAMLQPILILLAVGMLIGAWMLSGTIPLIVYYGLLSINPMYFLILTAVICSFMSIMAGTSWGTIGTVGVALMGVSIGLGIPAHYTAGAIVVGAIFGDKLSPLSDTTIMSAAMAKVSLVDHIKHLLWTTIPGYCISLVLYLILGFQFGGQIEKNEKVEVILKTLHEHFNLNPLLLLPPIIVLLLIYFKKPTLPVFMIGILTGCLLAILFQGRDVLEVANVLNKGYQDSTSVAIVDEIIQRGGLASMLGTVALLIGAAVFGSPLQTAGVIQIILQKISELAKSAKTMMASSLTLHALLFSITGSYYVTFAVVGPMISPLYDKYQLHRKNWSRTMEDTGTALAPIIPWSVTGAFIADTLKVPTGDYILFAPMTYLGIIFALIYIFTGVGIAKSKNKGSKRYDSELKTKGM, from the coding sequence ATGGAACCAATTTTATCTACATGGAAGTCAATTACTTTGTTGCTTGTTTCGTTTGCAGTTATTTTTGTTGGGATTCTTTATCTAGAGGCACCTTCAACGATTGTTTTAATTTTTGCCGGAGTATCGGTGATTATTTTATCCGTTATATGGGGAGTACGATGGCAAAAGATTGAAGATGATTTATTAAACAATTTAAAAGCGATGCTTCAACCGATTCTCATCTTATTAGCAGTAGGAATGTTGATAGGAGCGTGGATGTTATCCGGAACAATTCCTTTGATTGTATATTACGGTCTATTAAGTATTAACCCTATGTATTTCCTCATTCTCACAGCAGTTATTTGTTCATTTATGTCAATAATGGCAGGAACATCTTGGGGAACGATCGGAACAGTTGGCGTTGCACTAATGGGCGTTTCTATCGGCCTTGGTATTCCAGCACATTATACAGCTGGAGCAATTGTTGTCGGTGCCATATTCGGTGATAAACTTTCTCCACTATCTGATACAACAATCATGAGCGCGGCCATGGCAAAGGTGAGTCTTGTCGATCATATTAAACATTTACTTTGGACAACGATTCCCGGCTATTGTATTTCACTCGTTTTATATTTGATTCTTGGTTTTCAATTTGGAGGTCAAATCGAAAAGAACGAGAAAGTCGAAGTCATTCTGAAAACCTTGCATGAGCATTTTAACCTCAACCCACTTTTGCTTCTTCCACCTATTATTGTATTACTCTTAATTTATTTTAAAAAACCAACGCTTCCTGTTTTTATGATTGGAATTTTAACAGGTTGCTTGTTAGCTATTCTCTTTCAAGGAAGAGATGTACTTGAAGTGGCAAATGTTTTGAATAAAGGGTATCAAGATTCTACAAGTGTTGCGATTGTCGATGAAATTATCCAACGCGGTGGATTAGCAAGCATGCTTGGTACAGTTGCCTTGTTAATAGGTGCGGCTGTTTTTGGATCACCATTACAAACAGCAGGTGTTATTCAAATCATCCTACAGAAAATTTCCGAACTCGCAAAAAGTGCGAAAACGATGATGGCATCGAGTTTAACTCTACATGCCTTACTATTTTCTATTACTGGAAGCTATTATGTGACCTTCGCGGTTGTTGGTCCTATGATCAGTCCATTATATGATAAATACCAACTCCATCGAAAAAATTGGTCAAGAACGATGGAAGACACGGGGACTGCCCTTGCTCCAATTATTCCTTGGAGTGTAACAGGTGCCTTTATCGCCGATACATTGAAGGTGCCGACAGGGGATTATATCCTATTCGCACCAATGACTTATCTAGGTATCATTTTTGCACTGATCTATATCTTTACTGGAGTAGGCATCGCAAAATCAAAAAACAAAGGTTCAAAAAGGTATGATTCCGAGTTGAAAACCAAGGGGATGTAA
- a CDS encoding PTS sugar transporter subunit IIB codes for MNILLVCSAGMSTSLLVTKMQKAAEKKGIDATIWAVSNDQAGENLDKADVLLLGPQVRYLLSDMKKLVGSKPIQVDVINQMHYGLMDGEAVLEAAINLAK; via the coding sequence ATGAATATTTTATTAGTTTGTTCTGCAGGAATGTCTACAAGTTTATTAGTTACAAAAATGCAAAAGGCAGCTGAGAAAAAAGGAATTGATGCGACAATTTGGGCAGTTTCAAATGACCAAGCGGGTGAAAATTTAGATAAAGCGGACGTACTGTTACTTGGACCACAAGTACGCTATTTATTAAGCGATATGAAGAAATTGGTCGGATCAAAACCGATTCAAGTGGATGTAATTAATCAAATGCATTACGGCTTAATGGATGGGGAGGCTGTATTGGAAGCAGCTATTAATCTAGCAAAATAA
- a CDS encoding nuclease-related domain-containing protein: protein MFAKSRCESEELMFFKYLYFRMTLSDKELSYYLTLKKGYEGEKRFDQWLEKLSSDCLILNDLLFEYNNNVFQIDSLVLTSNIIHFFEVKNFEGDYYIENEKWYSLNGKEIKNPMLQLNRNTSLFRRILQDLGISIPIKPHLIFVNPNFYLYHAPVDLPITFPPQIDRLITSINMTPSNVNSKHMKLVNQLLSMHMKKSPFMRIPNYTFEQLRKGITCAHCHSFIQGYKKALIICTKCGFREKIASAIVRCVEEYSFLFPERKITSKSIHEWCEIPSSKTVQAVLSTNFKQIGNRRSSYYVSKNNQ from the coding sequence ATGTTTGCGAAATCTCGTTGCGAATCAGAAGAATTAATGTTTTTTAAATATTTATACTTTCGGATGACTTTATCAGATAAGGAATTATCATATTATTTGACTCTTAAAAAAGGATATGAAGGTGAAAAAAGGTTTGATCAGTGGTTAGAAAAACTTTCGTCAGACTGCCTCATATTAAATGATTTACTGTTTGAATATAACAATAATGTATTTCAAATTGATTCCTTAGTACTTACCTCTAACATTATCCATTTTTTCGAAGTGAAAAATTTTGAAGGCGACTACTATATTGAAAATGAAAAATGGTATTCATTAAATGGCAAGGAAATAAAGAACCCTATGCTTCAGTTAAATAGGAATACATCTTTGTTCCGACGAATACTTCAAGATCTTGGAATTTCTATTCCAATCAAGCCCCATTTGATCTTTGTTAACCCAAACTTTTATCTCTATCATGCTCCGGTTGATTTACCCATTACATTTCCTCCACAGATTGACCGTTTAATCACTTCGATAAACATGACACCATCAAACGTAAATAGCAAACATATGAAACTAGTAAATCAATTATTATCAATGCATATGAAGAAATCTCCCTTTATGCGAATACCCAACTATACTTTCGAACAATTAAGAAAAGGAATCACTTGTGCACATTGTCACTCATTCATACAAGGGTACAAAAAAGCACTGATTATCTGCACGAAATGTGGATTTAGAGAAAAGATTGCTTCGGCCATTGTACGATGTGTTGAGGAGTATAGTTTTTTATTTCCGGAAAGAAAAATTACTTCAAAGTCAATCCACGAATGGTGCGAAATTCCCTCTTCTAAAACAGTCCAAGCGGTTCTTTCAACGAACTTTAAACAAATAGGGAACCGACGATCTTCCTATTATGTTAGTAAAAATAATCAGTGA
- a CDS encoding GntR family transcriptional regulator, which produces MNLSKKKGPIYLQVKNILKERILSGEYRIGTYIPSQEQLEHEFNVSKITIRNAVEELVGEGYLEKRSGKGTKVINNKLISKLSKAKNFTEILVDKGYKIQKKQANISVIHNEPDTFLYEQFGETCYCVTRLYYLDDQPYIYFSHYLPIWLSLSLDTEVYMMSLYDLLNEKGISFSRFTDEFEVESPSKEIAEKLQIPIQPLFKRMRYAYNEGDELVEYSIAFYNTNIHKYMVNFEV; this is translated from the coding sequence GTGAATCTTTCGAAGAAGAAGGGCCCGATATATTTACAAGTAAAAAATATTTTAAAAGAACGTATTTTGAGTGGAGAATATCGAATCGGTACGTATATTCCATCTCAAGAACAATTGGAACACGAATTTAATGTTAGTAAAATTACGATCCGTAATGCAGTAGAAGAACTAGTTGGTGAAGGCTACTTAGAAAAACGTAGTGGCAAAGGAACCAAAGTCATAAATAATAAATTAATTTCCAAATTATCCAAGGCAAAAAACTTCACAGAGATATTAGTAGATAAGGGGTACAAAATTCAGAAAAAACAAGCAAACATATCTGTCATTCACAATGAGCCGGATACTTTTTTATATGAACAATTTGGCGAAACTTGCTATTGTGTGACTCGATTATACTATTTAGATGATCAACCATATATTTACTTTTCGCATTATTTGCCAATATGGTTATCTCTTTCGTTAGATACGGAAGTGTACATGATGTCTTTATATGACCTTTTAAATGAAAAGGGAATTTCTTTCTCGCGATTTACGGATGAGTTTGAAGTCGAAAGTCCAAGTAAAGAAATTGCGGAAAAGCTTCAAATACCTATTCAGCCGTTATTTAAGCGAATGAGGTATGCCTATAATGAAGGCGATGAATTAGTTGAGTATTCCATTGCCTTCTATAACACAAACATTCATAAATATATGGTCAATTTTGAAGTGTAA
- a CDS encoding PTS lactose/cellobiose transporter subunit IIA — translation MTQSIEQTSFQIILHSGNARSSLIEAIRLAREDHFQEAEEKVLEAKKELNEAHQVQTGLIQGEAQGEKSEFSILLVHAQDHLMNSITVKELAEEIIFLHKKIQK, via the coding sequence ATGACCCAATCAATTGAACAAACATCTTTTCAAATCATATTGCACAGTGGAAATGCTCGCAGCTCTCTTATCGAAGCGATTCGGTTGGCCAGAGAAGATCATTTTCAGGAAGCAGAAGAAAAAGTACTAGAGGCGAAGAAGGAATTAAATGAAGCACATCAAGTTCAAACAGGGCTTATTCAAGGGGAAGCGCAAGGGGAAAAATCGGAATTCTCCATTTTATTAGTTCATGCACAGGACCATTTAATGAATTCAATCACAGTGAAAGAACTGGCAGAAGAAATTATATTCTTGCATAAAAAAATTCAAAAATAA
- a CDS encoding NAD(P)/FAD-dependent oxidoreductase: MEQQELFDVTIIGGGPAGLYSAFYSGLREMKTKIIEFQPYLGGKLHVYPEKMIWDVGGQTPIPGAKLIEQLVVQGLTFQPTVVLNEKVESISRNIDGQFVLQGSSGQKHFSKTVIVAIGSGILNPQKLEIEGAERFEVSNLHYTVKSLKQFKDKNVLISGGGNSAIDWANELESIAKNVYVTYRKDTLAGHEAQATQLMNSCAVCYLNTTIKKLIASRTHEEIEGVELENHETGEIQQLSVDEVIINHGFQQDATLLKDSDLEIELVDHYYIAGNATSETSVDGLYAAGDILMHDGKVNLIAGAFQDAANAVNKAKKFVQPNANKIGMVSSHNELFKKRNKELVKELMK; this comes from the coding sequence ATGGAGCAGCAGGAGTTATTTGATGTGACAATCATTGGTGGAGGGCCAGCAGGGTTGTACTCGGCGTTCTATAGTGGATTAAGAGAAATGAAGACGAAGATTATTGAATTTCAGCCATATTTAGGCGGAAAACTTCATGTGTATCCTGAAAAAATGATATGGGATGTGGGTGGGCAGACACCGATACCTGGAGCGAAATTAATTGAGCAATTGGTCGTTCAAGGATTAACCTTTCAGCCAACGGTTGTGTTGAATGAAAAAGTTGAATCGATTTCACGTAATATCGATGGCCAATTTGTCCTCCAAGGTTCATCGGGTCAAAAGCATTTTTCGAAAACGGTTATTGTTGCAATCGGTAGTGGAATATTGAATCCTCAAAAGCTGGAAATTGAAGGGGCGGAGCGGTTTGAAGTGTCTAATTTACATTACACAGTAAAATCGCTAAAGCAGTTTAAAGATAAAAATGTGCTAATTTCAGGCGGAGGGAATTCTGCAATCGATTGGGCAAATGAGTTAGAGTCTATTGCCAAAAATGTGTATGTAACGTATCGGAAGGATACATTAGCAGGTCATGAAGCTCAAGCTACACAATTAATGAATAGTTGTGCAGTTTGTTACTTGAATACGACGATTAAAAAACTTATTGCTAGTCGTACTCATGAGGAGATTGAAGGGGTAGAACTGGAAAATCATGAAACTGGAGAGATACAGCAGTTGTCAGTAGACGAAGTGATCATTAATCATGGGTTTCAACAAGATGCAACCTTATTGAAAGATAGTGACTTGGAGATTGAATTAGTTGATCACTACTATATTGCTGGAAACGCGACGAGTGAAACATCTGTAGACGGACTTTACGCAGCGGGCGATATTTTAATGCATGATGGAAAAGTGAATTTAATCGCGGGTGCTTTTCAGGATGCCGCGAACGCCGTCAATAAGGCAAAAAAATTTGTTCAACCTAATGCTAACAAAATCGGAATGGTTTCTTCCCATAATGAGCTTTTTAAAAAACGTAATAAAGAGTTAGTTAAGGAATTGATGAAGTAA